Part of the Sinorhizobium sp. BG8 genome, TGCTGGGTATGACTGTATTCGAGTCCGTTCTCGAACGTCTGAAAGCCGAGATGGCCACAGAAGAGCAAGAGGACGAGGCCGGAAGCAGTACGTCCCGCGGCGGTATCACCGGTCTCCCCTCGGGTTTCGCCGGCCTGAAGGACGGGCATGTCTTCGCGCCGGGCTGGCAGGCCGCTGCAGCCTACCGCGATCTCTATGAGGATATGCCGCCGGCCGAAATCGAGGAGGCGCCGGTCAAACCTCCCTCGCCGCCGCACCTGTTGCGGATCGCTCCGGAAGAGATCGCCGACGACCTCGCCCTGAAGGGCACGGAAACGCTCGATGAACTGGCGGCGCTGCGCCGGGCGTTCGCACGGGAAAACCATCCCGATCTCGTGGACCCCGACCTTCGGGACAATGCGACCCTGCGCATGAAGATTGCCAACATGCTGATCGACGAGACCCTCCGCCGGATCAACGTCGAGTCGTCATTCGGCATCAAGCGCTAGAAGCGCTCCCTCGATCTCTCGGATTTGTCATCGACGCGGCAGCCGCCATTTCGTGCACACGTCCGTGTCCCGGAACCGATGATCGCTTCCCTGAGGAATGTCTTGGCAGTTACTCGTCGGTGGGCTGTTTCGGAGGTTCCTCGGCCCCGGACGACGGCTTGTAGAAGAGGAGGAGCTGCGCGGTGGCGTAAGCGGAGACCACGAGGAAGATGGTGCCCCACATTTCCTCGTTGTTGTAGAATTCCAGCGCCGTCCACCCAACGCACACTGCGACGATCACAAGCCTGATCCAGAGAGGCTTGTAGAATGGATGTCCGGGGTCGATGAACTTCATGAAGGGGCCTCCTGCCCGTATGCACCGTCAGCGAAATCGCCGCCTTACATAGGAGGTTTTGCCTCCGGATGAAACCATCGCCGGAGAGCGAATGAGGCATGGGCTGTTCTATTTTAGCCCGCGTCGGGACCTGACCATTCTTTCGGATATTGTTTCTGGAAGACGACGCTGGCGGAAGCCACATTTGATTGGCCAACGAAGGTCTTCAACGCCACCGTTATCTAGGAGGCATCCCGCCGCCCCTACCCCGCGTGACCGGCCTTTTCCGCCGCGATGCTCTGGTCGAGTTCGCTCAATGCGCGGTCGAGATGGCCCTCGAAGACCAGCATGGCCTCCTCGGACACGATCGAGATCTGCGGGAAACCGAGAAGCCTCACCTGCTGCGACTGACGCAACCCCTCCTCGATGCCGCGGCTGAGCAGGTCGGCGTAGCGCGTGCCCGGTCCCGTTATGTAGATCGGCATGGTTTCGTAGAGGCTCAGCACGCGCGAAAGCCCCTGACCCAGCACCAGGCCTGCCTGCCGGAAGGCGTATTCCGACATCCGATGTCCCTGCCGGGCGCGAAGGGCAATCTTGTCCATTTCCGCCACCGGCACGAACTTCGCCGGGATCGTGTCCGGCGGAACCTCGAATGCCGTGCGCAGGATGCCGTAGAAGCCTGCGGAGGCCTCGATGCACCCGAAGGAGCCGCAGCGGCAGAGTTTCCCGTCCGCCGAGTTCAGCATATGGCCGAAGTTCGGGGCATTGGCGTGAAGTTCGCCTGACGCATCCTTGCGCGCAATGCCGAGACCGACGCTGTGGCCGAGCGACAGCACGAGCAGGGACGGCGACGACGTCTCCGCCGACTTCTCAGCACGGATGGCTAGCGCGTGGGCGACGAGCAGGCTCTCGTTGTTCAGCGTCACTCTTGCGCGCCACTGATCCGAAAGGACCTCTGCGAAATCGATCTGGTTTCCGCCGAAGACGGGCGACCAGACAAGTTGTGCCGACGATGGGTCGACCAGGCCCTTGCTGCTGATCGAAATGGCGAGCACGCGCGAGGGCTCGATGCCGGACCGTTGCGCCAGCCGCATGAGGGCCCGCCGGAAATCCTCTACGAACTGCGCAGTGGAGGCATCGCTTTGCACGCGCGCTTCCTCGAAGCGGTCGATCAGCGTTCCGGCATAGTCGACGAGCGAATACTGGACGACATCCGACGCGATGCGCACTGAGATTAGGTAGCCGCAGTCCCGCCGCTGGGCGAACAGCACGCGCGGCCGCCCTCGCCCGCCGAGCGACTGCTGCTCCTTCTTCTCGATGATGGCAGCGCGCTCGAGATCAGCCGTGATCGCAGAGACGGTTGCGGAGGCAAGTCCGGTGTGCTCGGAAATATCGGTGTGGGAGAGCGCACCGTGCCGGCGCAGCGACGACAGCACAAGCGCGCTGTTGTGCTGACGCACCAACTCGGTGCTGGATTTTGTCAGCATGGCTCGTCGTCGTCCAGGTCCGTCATGTCTTGCAAGAGTCTCCTCCCGAATGCGCTGCAGCCGCCGCCAATACCCCTCCATAAGCATTGTTGACAGCCCTGGAAAACTCTGACATTTATTTTCTCGACTGTCGAGAAAAAAGCCGGAGAGTTGGGGCTATCAATTCCAGACAGTATTCCACGGCCGGCGGCTGACGGGACGGGAGGTTCGTCCGGGCGGCCGGTATTCATTCGGGAGGATAATATGAAATCAGTTTTGAAGCTGATGGCAGGCGTTGCCGTCATCGTATCGCTGCATTCTGCGGCACATGCCAAGGACCTCGTTGTTGGCGTTTCCTGGTCGAACTTCCAGGAAGAGCGCTGGAAAACCGACGAAGCCGCCATCAAGGCCGCTCTTGAGGCCTCCGGCGACAAGTACATTTCCGCCGATGCGCAGTCTTCCGCTGCAAAGCAGCTCACCGATGTTGAGTCGCTGATCTCGCAGGGCGCAAACGCCCTCATCGTTCTTGCCCAGGACTCGGACGCCATCGGCCCGGCCATCGAAAAGGCCGCTGCAGAAGGCATCCCGGTCGTCGGCTACGACCGCCTGATCGAAAACCCGGCCGCCTTCTACATCACCTTCGACAACAAGGAAGTCGGCCGCATGCAGGCCCGTGAAGTCTTCAAGGCGAAGCCGGAAGGCAACTACGTCTTCATCAAGGGCTCCTCGTCCGACCCGAACGCAGACTTCCTGTTCTCCGGCCAGCTCGAAGTGCTCAAGGAAGCGATCGACGCGGGCAAGATCAAGAACGTCGGCGAAGCCTACACCGACGGCTGGAAGCCTGAAAACGCCCAGAAGAACATGGAGCAGTTCCTGACTGCCAACGACAACAAGGTCGACGCAGTTGTCGCTTCCAACGACGGCACCGCCGGTGGCGCCGTCGCCGCACTCGACGCACAGGGCCTCGCCGGTTCCGTTCCGGTCTCCGGACAGGACGCGGACAAGGCCGCCCTCAATCGCGTCGCACTCGGCACCCAGACCGTGTCCGTCTGGAAGGACAGCCGCGAACTGGGCAAGCGGGCAGCTGAAATCGCAGCAGCTCTCGCCGCTGGCAAGACCATGGACGAGATCGAAGGCGTGACGACGTTCAACGGCGGCCCGAAGGGCGTCGAGATGAAGTCGGTATTCCTCGCTCCGCTGCCGATCACCAAGGACAATCTGAACGTCGTCATCGACGCCGGCTGGATCTCCAAGGATGAAGCTTGCCAGGGCGCTGCGGCCGGTTCCGTCGCCGCGTGCAAGTAAATCGCCCTCACCTGGGCTGACCTGAGCCTTCGTCAAGCGCCGCAACGAAAACCGTTGCGGCGCTTGTGCAAGAGCCCCCGGGCAAGCGAGGGATTGCGGTTCGCACCCTCCATGCAACGAAGCCCGGCCGGCCTGCGCGGCCCGAATCCATCCCGGTCCGATCGGTGTTGCGCTATTCTAAACATTGCTGCGTCTCAGGGTCGCCCGGCCGTTCGACGCAGGAAGATCAACAAAAGTGGGGGGAACGGCAGACCATGGCCGACATCACACACAGTACCCAGGCGAACCGCGCCCGAAGCGCGACCGAGGGTCCGGTGAAGCGCTTCTTCCGCGCCACCGAAATCGACACGCGACTGCTCGGCATGGTGGGCGCGCTGGTCATCATCTGGCTCGGCTTCCAGCTCATGACGGGCGGCCTGTTTCTCACGCCGCGCAACCTCTGGAACCTCACCGTCCAGACGTCGTCCGTCGCGGTCATGGCGACCGGCATGGTGCTCATTATCGTGACGCGCAACATCGACCTCTCCGTCGGCTCGGTGCTCGGTTTCTGCGGAATGATCATGGGCGTCCTGCAGGCGCAGATCCTGCCGCAGTATCTCGGCCTCGAGAACCCCGCCACCTGGATCATCACGCTTGCATGCGGCATTCTCGTCGGTGCTGCGATCGGCGCCCTCCACGGCTCCATCATCGCGTTCCTGAATGTGCCCTCTTTCATCGTCACGCTCGGCGGGCTGCTCGTCTGGCGTGGCGCGACCTGGTTCGTCACGAGCGGCCAGACCGTCGCCCCGATGAACAAGACCTTCCGCCTCATGGGTGGTGGAACGGAAGGATCGATTGGTGCCACCGCAAGCTGGATTGTCGGCATT contains:
- a CDS encoding ROK family protein; the encoded protein is MLTKSSTELVRQHNSALVLSSLRRHGALSHTDISEHTGLASATVSAITADLERAAIIEKKEQQSLGGRGRPRVLFAQRRDCGYLISVRIASDVVQYSLVDYAGTLIDRFEEARVQSDASTAQFVEDFRRALMRLAQRSGIEPSRVLAISISSKGLVDPSSAQLVWSPVFGGNQIDFAEVLSDQWRARVTLNNESLLVAHALAIRAEKSAETSSPSLLVLSLGHSVGLGIARKDASGELHANAPNFGHMLNSADGKLCRCGSFGCIEASAGFYGILRTAFEVPPDTIPAKFVPVAEMDKIALRARQGHRMSEYAFRQAGLVLGQGLSRVLSLYETMPIYITGPGTRYADLLSRGIEEGLRQSQQVRLLGFPQISIVSEEAMLVFEGHLDRALSELDQSIAAEKAGHAG
- the xylF gene encoding D-xylose ABC transporter substrate-binding protein, producing the protein MKSVLKLMAGVAVIVSLHSAAHAKDLVVGVSWSNFQEERWKTDEAAIKAALEASGDKYISADAQSSAAKQLTDVESLISQGANALIVLAQDSDAIGPAIEKAAAEGIPVVGYDRLIENPAAFYITFDNKEVGRMQAREVFKAKPEGNYVFIKGSSSDPNADFLFSGQLEVLKEAIDAGKIKNVGEAYTDGWKPENAQKNMEQFLTANDNKVDAVVASNDGTAGGAVAALDAQGLAGSVPVSGQDADKAALNRVALGTQTVSVWKDSRELGKRAAEIAAALAAGKTMDEIEGVTTFNGGPKGVEMKSVFLAPLPITKDNLNVVIDAGWISKDEACQGAAAGSVAACK